Sequence from the Acidobacteriota bacterium genome:
AGTAAACCACTCTTCCAGTTGTTTTTAAGGAAACTATTTAAGTCAATCATTTCTATCACCTCCTTTCTCAATTGGAAATTCTTTATCTATGGTTAGGTAACATCCCCTATTTCCCCTTTCTCATTCTCATCATCATGGGGCACATCTCTCCCATCGTCGGACGAGCAGGTTCCCCTTTCCCCTCCAATGACTCCACGAAAGCATAAAGTGCCTCTCTCTCAGAGGAAGTGAAGTGGTCGAAGGATGGCATGTAACAAATACCAGTCTCCAGAATCCTGAAGAATTCTTCCTTTGCAAACCGCTTCGTTGCCCCTGCTAAAGGCGCAGGCTCCATCATCCAAACATTAGGGGGCTTAGGGTCATTAGTACTCGCTCGATGACATGACGCACAGTTACTCTTGAATATCCTCTCTCCCAGTCCCGTGGTTGATATCGCAACGGACTGAGGCTTCTCATCAAGCAGAAAGGCGATGATGGCCGTCTTCTCTTGCGGAGTAAGATGGAAGAAGGCAGGCATCTTACCCTTACCTTTATCAATTATCTCTTGAATCTCTCTTTTTGAGAGTTTTTCTTCGATGTTCAACAATGATGGATAATATGGTGGATTTCCTGTGCGATCTGCTCCATGGCAACCGGCACAGTTCAACCGGTAGATATCTTTTCCTGTGATAATGGCATCTTGATTCGAGCTTGTTATGGCCGTCAGCACGATGATCGACAAGATAAATGACGGAGCGATGAGCGTTACTAATCTTTGCATTTTCGTCATCTCCTCCTCTGGCAGAATGTCAGAGATTCCCTTGGTTCGACAAATTTTGTCATATTTTACCTCTTTTTTGTTTCATATTGAAAAGACACGGAGACAAATGAAAATGTTACGCTTGGAACGATTATAGCGCATTTTCATTCATCCAATCACACCCCGGGCCCCATCGCCACTTCTTAGAGCGATGCTTTTCCTGACGCTGTATAGAGGGAGAATGCTTTGGCATTTGTTCCATCTCCTCATCCATCATTCTCCTTATCCAGCGACTACGCATATCGCACATCCTTCTCGCTTCATCTACAATTTCCCGGCTCACTGGATCAACCTGGGGGCGAATTTTCTCTAACACCTCCTTTTGATAAGCATTGAAATGGTCTAATTTAGCGAAAAAAATAGGTGCTTTTTCACTCGGTATCTTGCTCTCCTCCAAAGCCATCTTTGCCTCATCAAGCATTGCTTTTAAAAGTTCTATGT
This genomic interval carries:
- a CDS encoding c-type cytochrome, whose amino-acid sequence is MQRLVTLIAPSFILSIIVLTAITSSNQDAIITGKDIYRLNCAGCHGADRTGNPPYYPSLLNIEEKLSKREIQEIIDKGKGKMPAFFHLTPQEKTAIIAFLLDEKPQSVAISTTGLGERIFKSNCASCHRASTNDPKPPNVWMMEPAPLAGATKRFAKEEFFRILETGICYMPSFDHFTSSEREALYAFVESLEGKGEPARPTMGEMCPMMMRMRKGK